The following nucleotide sequence is from Aneurinibacillus soli.
ACATCTCCGGTTGTTTTCATAAACCAATACGATAGGATAATAATGGTGGTAACTCGGACGAACTGCTCCCCAATCTGTGATACAGCAGTCGGTACCATGTTGTGATGCCCCTGGAAATAACCTCGCATCGCTGCCATAATCGGCACGATTAGAAGTGCAAATGAAACACTCCGAATCGGCTGCGTCAATCGCACATCTCGCATAAGCGAAGCAATCCACGGTGCGCTGGCCCATAGCAGCACAAAAAACAGCAGTCCCGTTATACTCAGCACTACGGCTGATACACGAAAAACACGCCTGGCTCCGTATACGTCTCCAACCGCCAACTTCTCTGCGACAAATTTGGAAATCGCAATCGGAAATCCTGCGGTTGCCAGAATCAAAAGCGCACTATAGAGTGGATACACCTGTGTATATACATAATAGCCCAGGTCACCCGTAATATTTTGATAAGGAATGCGGTATACGACACCCAGCATCTTTGACAGCAAGGCCCCGGCTCCGAGTATGGCCGCTCCTTTTAAAAATGATGCCCCCTGATCCCTGGACATAGATTCCCCTCTCTTTTCCCGGTAAATTCCTGGTTATTATACCATAAAACTACTTGGCTGAAGGCACTGCCGGACTTGCCCCCTGTTAGTAAGCTTATGCGTCCCTTCCTTCTAACTTGTCTGCTTTTCACAAAAGAAAAAAGCTTCCCGCCAGGTTGCCCCTGTGGAAAGCTTTCTTTTTTATTGCTCCATCTGTTTGGCCAGAAAGCCTGCGGCAGTCTCTGCAAGCTTCACTTCCAGATCCGCCATTTTTACCTGCTCTTCTTTCGTCAGGAGAATGACAGCACCGATTGGGTCGCCCCCTGCAATAATCGGGGCAATGACATACGACGTATACGGGTCTTCATTGTCACGGATAATTTCGTACTCTCCTGCATTCGTTTGCAGGGTTACTTTGCGGTCTTCCATGCACGATTCGATAATTTCACCGACTGGCTTATCCATATACTCTTTCTTCGAAGCCCCGGATACAGCAATGATTGTATCACGGTCGCTAATCAGCGTAATATGGTTCGTGCTTTCAAACAGAGAATCGGCATATTCTTTCGCAAAATCTCCGAGTTCGCCAATTGGCGAATATTTCTTCAGAATAACTTCCCCGTCGCGATCAACGAAAATTTCGAGCGGATCGCCTTCCCGAATACGAAGCGTACGGCGAATTTCTTTCGGAATAACAACACGCCCCAGATCGTCGATACGGCGAACAATTCCAGTT
It contains:
- the spoVT gene encoding stage V sporulation protein T, with amino-acid sequence MKATGIVRRIDDLGRVVIPKEIRRTLRIREGDPLEIFVDRDGEVILKKYSPIGELGDFAKEYADSLFESTNHITLISDRDTIIAVSGASKKEYMDKPVGEIIESCMEDRKVTLQTNAGEYEIIRDNEDPYTSYVIAPIIAGGDPIGAVILLTKEEQVKMADLEVKLAETAAGFLAKQMEQ